GGCACGCTTTTGTAGGCCGCGCTCCAATGATCGGCAAAAAAACCTGCCGCAAGCGCCGTCGGAATGCTGACGCAAAGCTGCACCACTTGTCGCCAGCCGAAATAATTCCCGCGCACTCGCAATGGCGCCAGTTCTGCAAACCAGGACCAGAGCGCAATGTAGCCGATAAAATCGAGCACCTGATAAATACAGACGACGGTAATCAGTAGTGCCAGGGCGATCCCCGGCGGCATACTCGGCGCCAGCCAACCGACCAGCGGCAAACCCAACAACACCAGGTAGCCCGTCCCCAATGCTCCCAGGCAGGTTCGCTTCGTGCTGCCTGAAAAAGCAATGATCGCCGGGGTGAATAACCGCAGCAGCCCTGCCAAGGAGGGTGCGGCCAACAGCAGGCTTAACCCCCGCCCTTTCGCTCCCAAATCCTGAGCCAAATAGGTGACGAGGGCGCCGGTGGTCAGCGCATAACCCAGCGAGTAAACCGCCGCGTTGATCAGTCCCAGCCGCAGTGCTCGGCGGCGCGCAATTGGCGTCAGTCGATTGGCCATGGCTGTGTGAAACCAGATGTGGTTGAATGTCAAAAGCTGGCCGCCGGACTACCTTTAACCACCGGTTACCCTTGCCTCCTGGATTGCTCGATGAGTTTTGCCGCGCCGGCCGCCAACAATTGTTCGGCGGCCTGTCGACCGATTTGAATTGCATCGGCGGCATTGCCCAGCAGGTCGACGCTCAGTCGGTCTGCTCCATCTGCGCTGAGCACGCAGGCCGATAAGTGCAAGCGGCCGTCATCTTCCACGCGTCCCCAAGCGCCGATCGGTGCCAAGCATCCCCCGCGTAACGCGGCTAACAAGGTGCGCTCCGCCAAAACCGATTGATGTGAGGCCAAATCATCAATTTTGGATAAAACATCTCGCGTGGCCTGATCGCTTGAGCGAGCTTCCAAACCCAGCGCTCCTTGACCGACCGCCGAGAGCATCACACGCGGCGACAAGACTTCGGTGATTTGTTCGGCGAAATTCAATCGCTTCAGCCCCGCCTCCGCCAGGACCAACGCCTCGTACTGTCCGGCACGTAGTTTTTGGAGCCGCGTTTCAACATTCGCTCGGATATCGGCCATGTGCAAATCGGGCCGAGCGTGCAGCAATTGGCTTCGCCGCCGCAAGCTCCCAGTGCCCAGCCGCGCCCCCGGCGGCAATTTGAGGAGCGTTTCCCCCTCGCGGCTCACCAACACATCAAAGGGGGATTCCCGTTGCGGTATCGCCGCCAGAATCAAGCCCCTCACCACCTCGGTCGGCAAATCTTTGAGACTGTGGACGGCCACGTCAATGCGCCCATCGAGCAGCCACTTTTGCAGCTCTTTGGTAAACACCCCCTGCACGCCCATGGATTCCAGCGGTGCTTCAGGCTGCTGATCGGCCGGGGTGCTAATCCGGACCACATCGCACTTCGTTCCAATTTCTCCCAAACGCATGGCAACCCAATTGGCTTGCCACATAGCCAACGCACTGCCGCGGGTTCCAATACGAAGCGCTCGATTCATGGATTTTCCGTATCGACGGCCCCCGCCGCTCCCACCGCCAGTTGATGGCTCGGCAATACCACGCCGCAACTGATGATGAACTGAAGCGCCTGGTCGATCGTCATATTCACGTTGTGCGTTTTGCTTTGTGCAATCATCACCGGCTTCACGGTGAACAGCGCGGGCGAAGTGGGCAGCATCACCGTGACGCACGGTTCCTTCACCGCCGCACTAACATCGGTGATCGCTTCCCCCATCACCAGGCCGATGCTCCACAAACCGGGTCGAGGATATTCGATGGCCACGACTCGTTTGTAATGGGCAGGTAAGTTTTCGGCGAGATTCTCGCCGAATACGAAATCGGTGACCTGCTTCACGGCGGCATATACTTTCCGCACCATCGGCAGCCGCAATATGCCCCAATCGAACAGGCCCCCGATTTGCTTCGTCAAAAATTTCCCAAGTACGTAAAGCAACAACACAAATACGCACAAAAACACCGGCACAACCACCTGCGGCTGCAACTGCCGGGCTTCCACATAACGGCGATAGACAGCTTCACCGGTGGCCGGCAGCGGTTCGTCAGGCAGGTTTTGATGCAGCCAGTCGACCACCCTGGACGGCACATACTGGCCGCTAGCAAGCCGGGTATACGTCTGCCCATCGAACAGCAGCGTCGTTTGATTTGGGACCGTGCCCGGCGGTTCCTCGCGCACGTCCGCGGTGGCCCACACCAATACTTCGCGGGCCGCCAGCTTAACCGGCTCCAACACGTAAGTCTGCACGGTATTGGCCACCCATAACAAAATCACGATCGTCAGAATTGGCGGCAGCAGGAGCGACAAGCCGCGCAACAACACGCCGCGAAAAGTGCGCGGCCGGGGACGAAGTCGGCGGGCAACAGGCGGAGCGGTGGACATCAGCTTAATCTACCACAATACACGGGTTTGGAAATTGGAATTGGCCGCGTGACTCGTACTTGGCAGTCGCCAATCACATTTTTCTTACAAGGCATCGTCTCCGATTCCGCGGGCGATAGCTGCCACGGTTACCGCCGCGGCGCCGGCTGTTAGCAGGGTGTGAGCGGCCTCCGCGGCCGTGGCGCCGGTGGTCAATACATCGTCGACTAACAGGACTCGCCGATCCTGGATTTGCCGCCCAGCGCAGACGCGGAACGATTTTCGTTGATGGATGTGCCGCTGGGCGGGCAGCACGTCGACTTGCAAAGGCGTCAGCCGACGCCGCTTCAGCACGCCGGTTTTCAGCGGCAATTTCAGCTGCGCGGCTAAGGCTTCCGCCAGCAAATCGGGTCCGTTCACGCGCCGGCGCAGTCGCCGAAGCCAATGCATGGGAAGCGGTGCCACGATCTCGGGCTTTGATTCCTGTAAATCTGCGCCGCGGCGCTCAAACAGCAAACGGCCCAGTGCTAAAGCCAGCGGTTCGTTTCGAGGCGTTTTGCAGCGAACTATGGCGCGGCTCAAATCTCCCCGATAACGCCCCAAGGCCACCACACGCTCCCAGGGAAATGCTTCCCCAGCGCAATGCTCGCACTCGTCAGCCTCGGCAGCGATTCCTTCCAAAGGCGCGCCACAGCGCAAGCACCAACCACTGACCGGCGGCGCCAGCCGTCGACGACAATCCTGGCACAGCGCTGAATGATTACCGTGCTCCTTGTCCGATCCCGAAGCCATGTCGATATGGCACCACACGCAACGCTTCGGGTAAACCATGTCCGCCACTGCGTTGCCCGATATCGACACCCCGCGATGCCAGGGGCTGCTTGATGCGTTCGCGGGGTCAGAAAGCCTGCGCGTCGATTTCACACGGCACCCATGCGGCGAGAGACGAATCGGAAAAATCTTCGTTCCCAAGTCGACCAAAAGCAATGAATTAATCCAAAACCAATCCACCGACATCATAGCTCGGGCGAATTCGGCTGCAATCATGATGACAGCACCTGATCGGTCTTGACCATTTTTTTGGGACCGGGTATGCGGTACGCGATGGGTAGGGAATTTCCTGCGAAATCGGCGCAAAGCCGCAAACGGATGGAATGTTCCTCGACCGCGAATCGGCCTAGCGGCCCCAGGCCAAACCACCGGACCGCGCCCTCGGGCAACTCACGCCTCACTACTTGCTCCCCATCCGCCCCCATGACCATTCTCGATCGCTATTTGTTGCAGCAGTTTTTGCAAAACTTTTTGATCTGCTTTTGCAGTTTGGCCGGACTGTACATCGTCATCGATGCGTTCGGTTATCTGGACTCTTTCATTCGCGCTGCGGGCGAGCACGGAAGCCTGTGGGCCATCATGGGCGAGTATTATGGCTATCAAACAATCGGCTTTTTTGATCGGACCAGCGGCATCCTGACGCTGGTTGCCGCCATGTTCACCATCTCGCTATTTCAGCGCTACAACGAAATGACCGCACTCCAGGCCGCCGGCATTCGCAAGTGGCGAATTATTAAACCGTTGGTGGCGGCCATCCTCGTGTTCACTGCCCTGGCAGTCGTGAACAGAGAAGTGGTCATCGCCAGTCCAGCAGTCCGTTCGCATTTGAGAACCGGCCTCGCTCAAGACCTCAAGGGCGAAACTGCCGTCGACATGATCCCCCGCACCGACAACAAAACCGGCATCATTCTGCGCGGCAAACAAACCGTGGCCAAGGAGCAGTGCATCGAAAAGCCGGCTTTCGCATTGCCGGCTGAACTCGACGATTACGGTAGGCAGTTGACTGCCGCCAAAGCCTTTTATCAGCCGTGCAACACCGAGCATCCCAACGGATATTTGCTGAAAGGGGTCACGCTCCCGAAATCGATCGCTTCCAAGCCAACGCTCAGTTTAGATGGCGAACCCGTGATTCTGACGCCCCACGATTACCCCTGGCTGGCGCCCGACGATTGCTTCGTCGTCAGCGGCATTACCTTCGAATACTTGGCCGGCGCCGACGATTGGCGGCGAAACGCCTCGCTGCCGGAATTAGTCGCCGGTCTGCACAACCCCAGCCTCAACTTAGGGTCTGACGTGCGTGTGGCCATGCACGCGCGGGTGGTGCAACCGGTTTTAGATGTGGTGTTATTGTTCCTGGGTTTGCCGCTGTTGTTGTCGCGATATAATCGGAACGTGTTTTTCGCCATCGGGCTGTGCGTGGCGCTGGTCGTCGGATTTTATTTGGTGATCTTTGGCTGTCAGTATTTGGGGTCCAACTATTTGATTAACCCATCGCTGGCCGCCTGGCTGCCCCTGATGATTTTTGTGCCGCTGGCCTTTTGGATGAGCGAACCCCTGCGGGAGTAAGTGAAAGCAAAAGGCAAAGTGTAGAATGCAGGGGACGATTGCGGATTACTGATTGCAAATTTCCGATTGCAGACTGGGGAAGCAGGGAGTGCCGAGTGGTTTTTGGGGAGTTGCCGCTATGTCCGGAGCGACGCCGTCGCTATGGCTTCAAGACCTGACAATCCCACAAGTGTTGGAGCACACGGTCCATCGCTTTGGCCAGCGCGATGCGGTGGTCTTTCCACAGCTTGCTCTGCGCTGGAATTATCGGCAATTCTCCGATCAGGTTGACCAGGCGGCAAGAGGCTTGTGCGCACTGGGAATCCGCCGCGGCGAGCATGTCGCCATTTGGGCCACAAATTTGCCCGAGTGGGTCGTACTGCAATTTGCCACCGCTCGGATTGGCGCTGTGTTGGTGACAATCAATCCCGCCTATCGCGCTCACGAGCTGAAATACGTGCTCCGGCAAAGCGACGCCGTCACGCTGGTTTTGACGGACCACTACAAATCGTCCGATTACTTCGCCATGCTTGCGGAAGTTTGCCCGGAGACCATTCATTTAGCCCCCGGCGAGTCGCCGGGGGCGCGCTTGAACTCTGTCGGATTTCCGAATCTGCGCCACGTGATCACGCTCACGGGTAATCCTCCGCCGGCCGCCCTCTCCTGGCAACATCTGCTCGCATTGGGCAACACCGTGCCGCTGGAGCAAGTACGGACCGCCGCGGCGCAACTCAGGCCCACCGATCCGATCAACATCCAATACACCTCGGGCACCACAGGTTTCCCCAAGGCCGCCATGTTAAGCCATCGCAACTTGCTGCTGAATGTTTTCTACAGCGGCCAATGCCAGGCGCTTACGGAGCAGGACCGCATTTGCATTCCCGTGCCGTTTTATCACTGCTTTGGTTGCGTGCTGGGCACGCTGATGGCTGTCACTTATGGAGCCGCCATGGTGGTGCCGGCCCAATCGTTCGAGCCCGCCGCCACGCTGGACGCCATCCAGCAGGAGCGTTGCACGTCGCTATACGGCGTGCCCACAATGTTCATCGCTCAATTGCACGATCCGTCGTTGGCCGGCCGCAATTTGAATTCGCTCCGCACGGGAATTATGGCCGGCAGTCCGTGCCCCATCGAAACCATGCGGGCGGTAGTGAACACGTTGGGTTGCCGCGAAATCACCATTGGTTACGGCCAGACCGAAGCTTCGCCGATCATCACGCAAACCCGGATCGACGACCCGCTGGAATTGCGCGTCGAAACCGTGGGCCGGCCGCTGCCAGGGTTGGAAGTGAAAATTGTTAATACAAATTCGCTTAGCCGCGCGCCGGTAGGCGAGCGCGCTGCAGTTGGCTTGGGCGACAATCAGCCCGGCGAATTGTGCGCCCGCGGCCATTGCGTAATGCTGGGTTATTACAACAATCCCGACGCCACAGCCGAAGCCATCGATTCCGACGGCTGGCTGCACACCGGCGATTTGGCAATTCGACTGCCGGACGGTTACTACAAAATCACCGGCCGCATCAAAGATATGGTGATCCGCGGGGGCGAAAACATTTATCCGCGCGAAATCGAAGAATTTTTGTTCACGCACCCGTCCGTGGAACAGGTCTCCGTAGTGGGCGTGCCCGACGCCAAATTCGGCGAGGAACTGTGCGCGTGGATTAAATTGAAGCCCGGATTTTGTGCCGAGGTGGGTGATGTCGTCGCGATTGGATCGGAACGAGGAACCGCCATCCCACCGTTTAGCCGCGACGCGGAGTCTTCGGAGCGGATCGCTACCATTGTCACCGCCGACCAAATCCGCGACTTCTGCCGCGCGAAACTAGCCAAATACAAAGTCCCTCGGTACGTGAAATTCGTAACGGCGTTTCCGCAAACCGTGACCGGCAAAATTCAAAAATACAAAATCCGCGAGCAAATGCGCGACGAGCTGGGATTAAAAGAGCAGGAAACGGCGTAATCAATCCCCAAGCCGACGCCATGGCGTCGATGACCGACCGCGAGTGGTTACCTGGTACCTCCGATGGCTGGAAATTACAGCCGAAATCCGCTGCTTTTGTAAGAAAGTTCACCGCGGCGGAGGCGGCGGTACATGTCGAGCGCTTCGCGGATAATCTTGATGGCCTCCGGCGGGCCCAAAATATCTTCCACTTCCACGGTTTTGTGTTCCAGCTTTTTGTAATCTTCAAAAAACCGTTTGATTTCCACCAGGGTGTGCTTGGGGAGTTCCGAGCGATCGTTGTATTCCTCCACGGCCGGATCGCAGACGCTGACGGCAATGATTTTATCGTCCAGCCCTTTTTCATCGCGCATCCGCATCACGCCAATGGCCCGAGCGGTAACAATGGTCAGTGGATAAACCGGTTCCTGGCCCAGCACGAGCACGTCGAGCGGGTCGCCATCTTCGCAATGGCTGCGGGGAATGAAGCCGTAATTGGCCGGGTAGTGGACGGCGCTGTAGAGCACGCGGTCAAGGCGCAGCAGGCCGGTTTCCTTGTCGAGCTCGTATTTATTTTTGCTGCCTTGTGGCACCTCGATGACGGCGGGAAAGGCGTGCTCGATTTGATGATCGTCAACGTAAATATCATGCAGGGGATGCATGTGCGAAGTGTAGCACATGCAAGGGCAGGTTGGCGACGGGCGGCAAGACCAGGAGTTGCTAGTTGAAAGCGAAGCTTGTCTATCGCCGCGAGCCGCCGAAGATGCCGCCCAGCACGCCGCGCAAAATTTGCCGGCCGACTTGGCTGCCGACGGTGCGGGCGGTGGATTTGGCCATCGCTTCCACCATTCCTTGTCGGCGGCCGGAACCCCAGAGAATTTCGCTGACCTCGGCGCCAAAACCCGTTGCTTTTCCGGCGGCGGCTTTTCCCGACGCGGCTTTTCCGGCGGATGAATCGCCGGCGGAAGCGGTTCCAGCCGGCGCGGCAGCAGCGGAACCATCGGCCCCGCCTTTGCGCGCGTTCAGCATTTCGTAAGCCGATTCGCGGTTGACGCGGGTATCGTACTTGGTGCCGACGGGGCTGCGGGCGCGGACGGCGTTGCGTTCGTCGGTGGTAATGGCGCCCATGCGGCAGCGCGGGGGACAGATGAGCGTGCGCTCCACGGGCATGGGAATCGCCTGTTCTTGCAATGTGGAAACGAGGGCCTCTCCCACGCCAAGCTGCGAAATGACTTGGGCCACGTCGAGCTTCGGGTTGGGCACAAATGTTTCGGCGGCCGTCTTCACTGCTTTTTGATCGCGCGGCGTGTATGCCCGCAGGGCGTGTTGAACCCGGTTGCCGAGTTGGCCGAGGACTTCGCTGGGCATATCGTCGGGGAATTGCGAGCAGAAGTACACGCCCACGCCTTTGGAGCGAATGAGCCGCACGACTTGCTCTACGCGCTGCAGCAGAGCGGGCGGGGCATCGTTGAACAGCAGGTGTGCTTCGTCGAAAAAGAACACGAGCTTGGGTTTGTCCATGTCGCCGACTTCGGGCAGCGTTTCGAACAGCTCCGAAAGCAGCCACAGCAAAGAGCTGGAGTAGAGCCGTGGTTTGAGAACGAGCTGATCGGCCGCCAGAATGTTGACAATGCCGCGGCCGGTCGTATCGGTGCGCATGATGTCGGCCAGCTCCAGCGCCGGTTCGCCGAAAAAGCTGTCGCCGCCGTCGCGCTCCAGCGTGACCAAGGCGCGCTGAATGGCGGAAATCGACTGCGTGCTGACCAGCCCGTAATGCGTGGAAATATCTTTTTGGTTTTCAGCTACAAAGCCGAGGACCGCCCGCAAGTCGTCCAGATCTAACAGCAGCAGGCCGCGATCGTCGGCCATTTTAAAGACGATTTGCAACACGCCTTCTTGCGTATCGTTCAGTTCGAAAATGCGGGCCAGCAGCGTGGGGCCAATTTCGCTGACGGTGGCGCGGACCGGATGGCCCGACTTGCCGTACAAATCCCAAAACACGACGGGGCTGGCTTCGGGAGCAAAGTTTTGCACGCCGACCTGAGCGGCCCGCTGCGTGAGTTTGTCGCTGGGAGTGCCGGCCAGCGCGACGCCGGAAACATCGCCCTTCACATCGGAAATGAACACGGGGACGCCCATTCGCGAAAAGCCTTCGGCCAGCACTTCCAACGTGATGGTTTTGCCGGTTCCCGTGGCGCCGGCGACCAGGCCGTGGCGATTGCCATATTTGGCCAGCAGAGTGACGGGCTTGTCGCCTTTGCCGATGAGGATATCGCTCATGATTAATTACTCCCGAAGTGTGGAAACTGCCGCGGGCTGCAGTTGCGACCAGATGGATAAGGAAAGAATGCCGAAGAGATCAATTTACCCATCGCGTCTGGGAAAATCGACAACCCGGCGTAGAAAATTGAAGAGTAAAAAAAGCACCAGGACCATCGCGGCGATGGTACCCGCAACCCCGGGGCTTGGCATCGATCGCTAATCTAAATGCATGGGCAGCAAATTCACTCGGTTAATGCGCTTCGCGGAAGATGCCGGTGGCGTACCAAATGCCGTTGGTCCCTTCGCGGATGTCGTAGCCGTAGCTGGCTTGCTTGGCGCTCACGGCTTCCCAATGGCCGGGCGATTGTCGCCAACTATTGACGCAATCGACGCAGGAATCCATCAGGTCTTGGTCAGGCCAACTTTCGGCCACCACTTCCACCGGCGTGCCCGGCTCCCCACGGCCCAACAGCTTGCCGAGAATGCGCTCAAACCGTTCGCCCCAACCTTGGTGTCCCTGCACATGAATTTGAGCCTGATAGTCAGAGTGCGCTGTCGCCTCCGAGAGCAACACCGGATTGTATTCTCCGTTGGTGCTGGCCGGATGTTCTGGATGAATCCGGACCGCGAAAATCATGCTGCGCTGCGTCAGCGTTCCTTCGGGCAAGTTGACCAACGTTTCCACCTGGCTGGGATGAAATCGGTAATACTTGCCGGGCGTGAACGGTAGCGCGCTGACAACATAGCCCCAGTATTCGGTCTTTTCGTGCGCCAGATCAATCACGGCCAGCCCAGGGCCCTTGTGCAATTCGGAAAAAGCACCGTGATCGAGGAGCCGAATGGTTTGCCCTTTGACGGTAATTTGCGCGTCGATGGGGAGCTTGGTGAGCACCATGCCGGATAGTTTTTCGCGTATGGCCGGTTGGTTGAAGGCTTTTTCCACGTTCACGACCGAATCGCCGGCGTTTGCAGCCTCTGATCGTTTTTGGTCTGACGGCCGGTAAAAGTGAATCAGCATCAACTTCTTTTCAGCTTTGGCCTGGTCCATGGCTTGCGAATAGCTATCCAGCCAACTTATCGGAAGCGAAGCAGCGTCGGTTGCCGATGCGGCCTCGACCGCTGCTGGTGCCGCGGTTGCAATGGGCGTCGTAGCCGCAGACGTTGAGGCGCTGCTTGAACCCGACGGAACCGTGCTGGATGCCGACAAAGCAACGGCTACCGCTGATGGAACGGTGCCCGCCGCGGTTGATGCTGCAACCGACGCAGGCGGAGCGGATTCCGTTATTTGGTCAGCTACATTCAATGCCGCTACCACTGGCGGCAGCGGAGCCGGCGGATAGTCGTCCTCAGCATTGGCAATCTGAATAGCCAAGCAAAGGCACATGGCCATCGGAGCCAGTCCAAACCAGCCCCACAAATCGTCGCGTAAAGTCACCATAAACTGCCTCCCTACATTGCAATCCAGGAATAATTGGGTGAACTCTTCGAGCACAACAAAGGCGGGCCAAACTCTGCACTAACCAGCTGCTAGCCAGTGGCTTATCATCAATTTCACTCGAAGGATTGCCGGTGCTGTCAGGCATTGGCAGCAGGGGCATTATGGGCGGGTTC
This genomic stretch from Pirellulales bacterium harbors:
- a CDS encoding helicase HerA-like domain-containing protein, whose translation is MSDILIGKGDKPVTLLAKYGNRHGLVAGATGTGKTITLEVLAEGFSRMGVPVFISDVKGDVSGVALAGTPSDKLTQRAAQVGVQNFAPEASPVVFWDLYGKSGHPVRATVSEIGPTLLARIFELNDTQEGVLQIVFKMADDRGLLLLDLDDLRAVLGFVAENQKDISTHYGLVSTQSISAIQRALVTLERDGGDSFFGEPALELADIMRTDTTGRGIVNILAADQLVLKPRLYSSSLLWLLSELFETLPEVGDMDKPKLVFFFDEAHLLFNDAPPALLQRVEQVVRLIRSKGVGVYFCSQFPDDMPSEVLGQLGNRVQHALRAYTPRDQKAVKTAAETFVPNPKLDVAQVISQLGVGEALVSTLQEQAIPMPVERTLICPPRCRMGAITTDERNAVRARSPVGTKYDTRVNRESAYEMLNARKGGADGSAAAAPAGTASAGDSSAGKAASGKAAAGKATGFGAEVSEILWGSGRRQGMVEAMAKSTARTVGSQVGRQILRGVLGGIFGGSRR
- a CDS encoding double zinc ribbon domain-containing protein, with translation MIAAEFARAMMSVDWFWINSLLLVDLGTKIFPIRLSPHGCRVKSTRRLSDPANASSSPWHRGVSISGNAVADMVYPKRCVWCHIDMASGSDKEHGNHSALCQDCRRRLAPPVSGWCLRCGAPLEGIAAEADECEHCAGEAFPWERVVALGRYRGDLSRAIVRCKTPRNEPLALALGRLLFERRGADLQESKPEIVAPLPMHWLRRLRRRVNGPDLLAEALAAQLKLPLKTGVLKRRRLTPLQVDVLPAQRHIHQRKSFRVCAGRQIQDRRVLLVDDVLTTGATAAEAAHTLLTAGAAAVTVAAIARGIGDDAL
- a CDS encoding DUF502 domain-containing protein, with the protein product MSTAPPVARRLRPRPRTFRGVLLRGLSLLLPPILTIVILLWVANTVQTYVLEPVKLAAREVLVWATADVREEPPGTVPNQTTLLFDGQTYTRLASGQYVPSRVVDWLHQNLPDEPLPATGEAVYRRYVEARQLQPQVVVPVFLCVFVLLLYVLGKFLTKQIGGLFDWGILRLPMVRKVYAAVKQVTDFVFGENLAENLPAHYKRVVAIEYPRPGLWSIGLVMGEAITDVSAAVKEPCVTVMLPTSPALFTVKPVMIAQSKTHNVNMTIDQALQFIISCGVVLPSHQLAVGAAGAVDTENP
- a CDS encoding AMP-binding protein — its product is MSGATPSLWLQDLTIPQVLEHTVHRFGQRDAVVFPQLALRWNYRQFSDQVDQAARGLCALGIRRGEHVAIWATNLPEWVVLQFATARIGAVLVTINPAYRAHELKYVLRQSDAVTLVLTDHYKSSDYFAMLAEVCPETIHLAPGESPGARLNSVGFPNLRHVITLTGNPPPAALSWQHLLALGNTVPLEQVRTAAAQLRPTDPINIQYTSGTTGFPKAAMLSHRNLLLNVFYSGQCQALTEQDRICIPVPFYHCFGCVLGTLMAVTYGAAMVVPAQSFEPAATLDAIQQERCTSLYGVPTMFIAQLHDPSLAGRNLNSLRTGIMAGSPCPIETMRAVVNTLGCREITIGYGQTEASPIITQTRIDDPLELRVETVGRPLPGLEVKIVNTNSLSRAPVGERAAVGLGDNQPGELCARGHCVMLGYYNNPDATAEAIDSDGWLHTGDLAIRLPDGYYKITGRIKDMVIRGGENIYPREIEEFLFTHPSVEQVSVVGVPDAKFGEELCAWIKLKPGFCAEVGDVVAIGSERGTAIPPFSRDAESSERIATIVTADQIRDFCRAKLAKYKVPRYVKFVTAFPQTVTGKIQKYKIREQMRDELGLKEQETA
- a CDS encoding inorganic diphosphatase: MHPLHDIYVDDHQIEHAFPAVIEVPQGSKNKYELDKETGLLRLDRVLYSAVHYPANYGFIPRSHCEDGDPLDVLVLGQEPVYPLTIVTARAIGVMRMRDEKGLDDKIIAVSVCDPAVEEYNDRSELPKHTLVEIKRFFEDYKKLEHKTVEVEDILGPPEAIKIIREALDMYRRLRRGELSYKSSGFRL
- the hemC gene encoding hydroxymethylbilane synthase, with translation MNRALRIGTRGSALAMWQANWVAMRLGEIGTKCDVVRISTPADQQPEAPLESMGVQGVFTKELQKWLLDGRIDVAVHSLKDLPTEVVRGLILAAIPQRESPFDVLVSREGETLLKLPPGARLGTGSLRRRSQLLHARPDLHMADIRANVETRLQKLRAGQYEALVLAEAGLKRLNFAEQITEVLSPRVMLSAVGQGALGLEARSSDQATRDVLSKIDDLASHQSVLAERTLLAALRGGCLAPIGAWGRVEDDGRLHLSACVLSADGADRLSVDLLGNAADAIQIGRQAAEQLLAAGAAKLIEQSRRQG
- a CDS encoding LptF/LptG family permease; the protein is MTILDRYLLQQFLQNFLICFCSLAGLYIVIDAFGYLDSFIRAAGEHGSLWAIMGEYYGYQTIGFFDRTSGILTLVAAMFTISLFQRYNEMTALQAAGIRKWRIIKPLVAAILVFTALAVVNREVVIASPAVRSHLRTGLAQDLKGETAVDMIPRTDNKTGIILRGKQTVAKEQCIEKPAFALPAELDDYGRQLTAAKAFYQPCNTEHPNGYLLKGVTLPKSIASKPTLSLDGEPVILTPHDYPWLAPDDCFVVSGITFEYLAGADDWRRNASLPELVAGLHNPSLNLGSDVRVAMHARVVQPVLDVVLLFLGLPLLLSRYNRNVFFAIGLCVALVVGFYLVIFGCQYLGSNYLINPSLAAWLPLMIFVPLAFWMSEPLRE